A portion of the Flavobacterium magnum genome contains these proteins:
- a CDS encoding glycosyltransferase family 2 protein yields MERPIVSIITPAYNSAAFIAQTITSVQSQTCTDWEMLITDDCSTDGTIGIINNFIARDSRIRLFTLPQNAGPGVARNHSISQAKGRYIAFLDADDLWMPEKLEKQIRFMEQSRQHVTFSFYDCMDESGVRLPQRIEAPKNLSYRQLFFCNYVGNLTGIYDSDYFGKIPISPIKKRQDWIVWLTVFKKLRHARPVPESLAVYRVRTGSVSSSKLGLLWYNYAVYRQFHRLNVAAALGCMAVFLFVQLLVKPRYVKKSE; encoded by the coding sequence ATGGAGAGGCCGATTGTCAGCATCATCACTCCCGCATACAATTCCGCTGCTTTTATTGCCCAGACCATAACTTCTGTACAGTCGCAGACATGCACCGACTGGGAAATGCTGATTACCGATGACTGCTCGACCGACGGCACTATCGGAATCATCAACAACTTCATTGCCCGGGACAGCAGGATCAGGCTGTTTACGCTGCCGCAGAATGCAGGGCCCGGCGTGGCACGCAACCACTCCATCAGCCAGGCAAAAGGCAGGTACATTGCCTTCCTCGATGCCGACGACCTTTGGATGCCCGAAAAACTGGAGAAGCAAATCCGTTTTATGGAACAGTCCCGACAGCATGTCACCTTTAGTTTCTATGATTGTATGGATGAGAGTGGGGTGCGGCTGCCACAACGCATCGAAGCCCCGAAAAACCTCTCGTACAGGCAGCTTTTCTTTTGCAACTATGTTGGCAACCTGACGGGGATTTACGACAGCGATTATTTCGGGAAAATCCCGATTTCGCCGATAAAAAAACGCCAGGACTGGATTGTCTGGCTTACTGTGTTCAAAAAGCTCCGCCATGCGCGTCCCGTCCCGGAAAGCCTTGCGGTGTATCGCGTCAGGACCGGATCGGTGTCGTCTTCAAAACTAGGTTTACTGTGGTACAACTACGCAGTATACCGTCAGTTTCATCGGCTGAACGTGGCCGCCGCATTGGGTTGCATGGCCGTATTCCTGTTTGTGCAGCTCCTGGTCAAGCCACGGTACGTAAAAAAATCAGAGTAA
- a CDS encoding DUF1972 domain-containing protein has translation MKIAILGTRGIPNYYGGFEQFAEFFSVYLAEKGHEVYVYNSHNHPFQEPVFHNVNIIHKNDPEHKLGTFGQFIYDYNCIMDSRKRGFDIILQLGYTSNSIWFFLLPKKPVIITNMDGIEWKRSKYSRPVQQFLKFAERLAALSSDFLVADSLGIKDFLKKRYGKESTYIAYGAHPFYNPDESLLEQYQVRAGHYNMIMARFEPENNLDMVLDGVVLSGDKTPILVVGKHETRYGKYLKDKFRGHPHLRFMGGIYHLEHLNNLRFFSNIYFHGHSVGGTNPSLLEAMASGAFIAAHDNSFNRGVLGDNAAYFSDPAQVKNILQSIKKNDNLHLVQQNFESIVNDFNWEKINGKYLQLFHECLSGTKKRD, from the coding sequence ATGAAGATAGCGATACTCGGAACCCGCGGCATTCCCAACTATTATGGTGGTTTTGAGCAGTTCGCCGAATTTTTCTCAGTGTACCTTGCTGAAAAGGGGCACGAAGTCTACGTTTACAATTCCCACAACCATCCGTTCCAGGAACCGGTTTTCCACAACGTCAACATTATCCATAAAAATGATCCGGAACACAAGCTGGGCACGTTCGGGCAATTTATCTATGATTACAACTGTATCATGGATTCCCGTAAACGCGGTTTCGACATCATCCTGCAATTGGGCTACACCAGCAATTCAATCTGGTTCTTCCTGCTTCCGAAAAAGCCCGTCATCATCACGAATATGGACGGAATCGAATGGAAGCGTTCGAAATATTCGCGCCCGGTGCAGCAATTCCTCAAATTTGCCGAGCGGCTCGCCGCCTTGAGCAGTGATTTCCTGGTAGCCGATTCGCTGGGGATAAAAGATTTCCTCAAGAAACGTTACGGCAAAGAATCGACCTACATTGCCTACGGCGCGCATCCGTTTTACAATCCGGATGAGTCGCTGCTGGAGCAATACCAGGTCCGGGCCGGTCACTATAACATGATCATGGCACGTTTTGAACCCGAAAACAACCTGGACATGGTACTGGACGGCGTCGTGCTCAGTGGTGACAAAACCCCGATCCTGGTCGTAGGCAAGCATGAGACCCGCTACGGAAAATACCTTAAGGACAAATTCCGCGGGCATCCGCACCTCAGGTTCATGGGCGGTATTTACCACCTTGAACACCTAAATAATCTCAGATTTTTTTCCAATATTTACTTCCATGGGCATTCCGTCGGCGGCACCAATCCCTCGCTGCTTGAAGCGATGGCTTCGGGGGCATTCATCGCGGCGCACGACAACAGCTTCAACCGCGGCGTGCTCGGCGACAATGCAGCGTACTTTTCGGATCCGGCGCAGGTGAAAAATATCCTTCAGTCAATCAAAAAAAATGATAACTTGCATCTGGTTCAGCAAAACTTCGAATCCATCGTAAATGACTTCAACTGGGAAAAAATCAATGGCAAATACCTCCAATTATTCCACGAATGCCTTTCAGGAACTAAAAAACGAGACTAA
- a CDS encoding O-antigen ligase family protein yields MANTSNYSTNAFQELKNETKRNPPFLFFILAVLSIPMPYAVNGIAVGLFALVTVISCKKSNIRIERSLVFPILLYLLMALSLVWSHDREATTRAISKVLPLLVLPVCFIIGPKYSLNQKRKIMMFYSYGILLYCIFYLLKALVTYFRTQDFSVFFYHNLVTEDVNAIHVSIYAALAFFWFFTKNTKRLADKLAMFLMATFIVLLSSKNVIFVLVLLIIFYEIFYYKATQNIKWITLGLLVLLSATMLFSGKIRDRFLVEFRSNQQEGTLNTDFGPQGQVYNVSIKQAWEKEHFQQNEYFPGAAFRVYQFRIFTEMLAEDPIFFTGYGLNATDFRIEQKGLEHTIFSGNAENEGYQKKNFHNQYVQLFAETGVFGFLLLLVIVFLNLKNAFKTKDFVHISFAILMISLFLTESFLARQRGVVFFAAIYCLFNSGIAMKFRDKE; encoded by the coding sequence ATGGCAAATACCTCCAATTATTCCACGAATGCCTTTCAGGAACTAAAAAACGAGACTAAGCGCAACCCGCCTTTTTTATTTTTCATCCTTGCGGTGCTTTCCATCCCGATGCCTTATGCGGTAAACGGGATTGCCGTCGGCCTGTTTGCTTTGGTGACCGTCATCAGTTGCAAAAAATCGAACATCCGCATTGAAAGATCCTTGGTTTTCCCGATTTTGCTGTACCTGCTTATGGCGCTCTCGCTGGTCTGGAGCCATGACAGGGAAGCGACGACCCGGGCAATATCCAAAGTACTGCCTTTGCTGGTTTTGCCGGTCTGCTTTATCATCGGGCCGAAATATTCGCTCAACCAGAAACGGAAAATCATGATGTTCTACAGTTACGGCATTTTGCTGTACTGCATTTTTTACCTGCTAAAAGCATTGGTGACATATTTCCGGACGCAGGATTTCTCTGTCTTTTTCTATCACAACCTTGTTACCGAAGATGTCAATGCCATCCACGTTTCGATATACGCCGCGCTGGCATTCTTTTGGTTTTTTACCAAGAACACCAAGCGCCTGGCCGACAAACTGGCGATGTTCCTGATGGCGACGTTTATCGTGTTGCTGTCGTCCAAAAACGTCATTTTCGTACTCGTGCTGCTCATTATCTTTTATGAGATTTTCTATTATAAGGCCACCCAGAACATAAAGTGGATCACGCTCGGGCTATTGGTCCTGCTTTCTGCCACCATGCTGTTTTCCGGCAAGATCCGCGACCGCTTCCTTGTCGAGTTCAGGTCGAACCAGCAGGAAGGAACGCTCAACACCGATTTCGGACCACAGGGACAGGTGTACAACGTAAGCATCAAACAGGCATGGGAAAAAGAGCATTTTCAGCAGAATGAGTACTTTCCGGGAGCGGCGTTCAGGGTGTACCAGTTCAGGATTTTTACAGAAATGCTTGCTGAGGACCCGATTTTTTTCACGGGCTACGGCCTCAACGCTACTGATTTCAGGATTGAGCAAAAAGGGCTCGAACATACCATTTTTTCAGGAAATGCGGAAAACGAGGGTTACCAGAAAAAAAACTTCCACAACCAGTATGTGCAGCTATTTGCGGAAACCGGCGTTTTTGGCTTCCTGCTGCTGTTGGTCATTGTTTTCCTGAATTTAAAAAACGCCTTTAAAACCAAAGATTTTGTGCATATTTCTTTCGCAATTCTAATGATAAGTTTATTTTTGACCGAATCATTTCTGGCGAGGCAACGTGGGGTGGTGTTTTTTGCAGCGATCTATTGCCTTTTCAATTCGGGGATTGCTATGAAATTCCGGGATAAAGAATAA
- a CDS encoding phenylacetate--CoA ligase family protein: MREAKAELDRIVRFSEGEHRDFIEGKKRDIAAFHLKNNGFYRNLNPSADFTSWESLPVLTKKSLQIPLQQRLSGGFSAKSIYVNKTSGSSGDPFVFAKDKYSHAMTWASNIYRFGWYGIDFNQSLQARFYGIPLDALGYKKERIKDWLAHRYRFPVFDLSDAVLEQFLGHFRTKKFDYINGYTSSIVLFAKFLKRRQIVLKDICPTLKVCMVTSEMLFDDDKTLLETQFGIPVVNEYGASELDLIAFQNPHVEWQVNAETLFVEILDDAGAVLPYGREGRIVISSLYNTAHPFLRYDIGDIGVLDEKSTLQKPVLKKLTGRTNDIAVLPSGKKSPGLTFYYVTKSIIEDDGNVKEFVITQTKTDAFEIDYVSDKALTPQQITGIEAAIAQYLEPGLHFNFNRKTVLERGSRGKLRQFRSLL; encoded by the coding sequence ATGCGGGAAGCAAAAGCCGAATTGGATCGCATCGTCCGGTTCAGCGAGGGCGAACACCGTGATTTCATAGAGGGCAAAAAACGCGACATCGCGGCATTCCATCTGAAAAACAATGGTTTTTACAGGAATCTAAACCCCTCCGCAGATTTTACTTCGTGGGAAAGTCTGCCCGTGCTTACGAAAAAATCCTTGCAAATTCCTTTACAGCAAAGGCTTTCCGGTGGTTTTTCGGCAAAATCAATTTACGTGAACAAGACCTCCGGTTCCTCAGGCGATCCGTTTGTTTTCGCGAAGGACAAGTACAGCCACGCGATGACCTGGGCCTCGAATATTTACCGTTTCGGATGGTACGGCATCGACTTCAACCAATCGCTGCAGGCACGTTTTTACGGGATTCCACTGGATGCCCTCGGCTATAAAAAAGAGCGCATCAAAGATTGGCTTGCACACCGATACCGATTCCCGGTCTTTGACCTTTCGGATGCCGTCCTGGAACAATTTCTGGGCCATTTCCGTACTAAAAAGTTTGATTACATCAACGGATATACGAGTTCAATTGTCCTTTTTGCCAAATTCCTGAAACGCCGGCAAATTGTGCTAAAAGACATTTGCCCGACGTTGAAAGTGTGTATGGTCACTTCTGAAATGCTTTTTGACGATGACAAAACGTTGCTCGAAACTCAGTTCGGCATTCCTGTCGTGAATGAATACGGCGCCTCGGAACTCGACCTCATCGCTTTCCAAAACCCACACGTCGAATGGCAGGTAAACGCAGAAACCCTGTTCGTTGAAATCCTGGACGACGCCGGCGCCGTGCTGCCATATGGCCGGGAAGGCCGCATTGTGATCAGTTCACTTTACAATACCGCGCATCCGTTTCTCCGGTACGACATCGGCGACATCGGGGTTTTGGATGAAAAAAGCACGTTGCAGAAACCTGTGTTGAAGAAACTGACAGGCCGCACCAATGACATTGCCGTGCTGCCCAGCGGCAAAAAATCGCCGGGTCTGACCTTTTATTATGTGACCAAAAGCATCATTGAGGACGACGGGAATGTCAAGGAGTTTGTCATCACGCAGACGAAAACCGATGCGTTTGAAATTGATTATGTGAGCGACAAGGCGCTGACTCCGCAGCAGATAACGGGTATTGAAGCAGCGATTGCGCAATACCTCGAGCCGGGACTTCATTTTAATTTCAACAGGAAAACGGTGCTCGAGCGCGGCAGCCGCGGCAAGCTCAGGCAGTTCCGGAGTTTACTCTGA
- a CDS encoding undecaprenyl-phosphate glucose phosphotransferase, with protein sequence MTAAHTGRYSKYIRPISVAIDLLVINVLCLFFFRELNLNTLYYIAYQTLGWFIIAYFVKFYEIYRFTTPVEILSRLFKQGVIFTLIVIAFFPFAKKALFSGNAIAVFMIWSFSLITIFKFLLFYYLKKYRIVTGSNFRSAVIVGYTPEAIRLKELFEVRNDYGYRFMGYFSDKKSNQNITGKIDSLKAFVVANHIDEIYCSLNEMSNEQVRDLVDFADENNKTIKFIPDSKEIFSKNLKIDYYEMFPVLSLKKTILHDPATKVFKRCFDMVFSMVVIVGLLSWLVPILAILIKMESRGPVFFKQGRPGIDEKEFFCYKFRSMKVNKTTEREASKNDPRVTRIGKFMRKTSIDEMPQFLNVLLGDMSVVGPRPHLWSQNKAYGSKIKKYMMRHYVKPGITGLAQVRGFRGEIETDDDMINRIKFDVFYIENWSLLLDLKIIVQTVVNIFKGEEKAY encoded by the coding sequence ATGACCGCAGCCCATACAGGTAGATATTCGAAATACATCCGTCCCATCAGTGTCGCCATCGACCTCCTGGTGATTAATGTATTGTGCCTGTTCTTCTTCAGGGAACTCAACCTGAATACGCTGTATTACATCGCTTACCAGACCCTTGGGTGGTTTATTATCGCCTATTTCGTGAAGTTCTATGAGATCTATCGCTTTACCACCCCGGTCGAAATCCTGTCAAGGCTCTTCAAGCAGGGTGTAATTTTCACATTGATTGTCATCGCTTTTTTTCCGTTTGCCAAAAAGGCGCTTTTCAGCGGAAACGCGATCGCAGTGTTCATGATCTGGAGTTTTTCCCTGATTACGATCTTCAAATTCCTGTTGTTCTATTACCTCAAGAAATACAGGATTGTCACCGGGAGCAATTTCCGAAGCGCGGTCATCGTCGGATATACTCCGGAAGCCATACGGCTCAAGGAATTGTTTGAGGTCAGGAACGACTACGGCTACCGTTTTATGGGTTATTTTTCCGATAAGAAAAGCAATCAGAACATCACCGGGAAAATCGACAGCCTCAAGGCATTTGTCGTGGCGAACCACATCGACGAAATCTACTGTTCGCTGAATGAGATGAGCAATGAGCAGGTCAGGGATCTGGTTGATTTTGCTGACGAGAATAACAAAACCATCAAGTTCATTCCCGATTCGAAGGAAATTTTCTCTAAGAATCTTAAGATTGATTATTATGAGATGTTTCCCGTATTGTCGTTAAAGAAAACCATCCTGCACGACCCGGCCACCAAAGTCTTTAAAAGGTGTTTCGATATGGTCTTTTCTATGGTCGTGATTGTGGGCCTGCTTTCCTGGCTTGTCCCGATTCTGGCAATCCTGATCAAGATGGAATCGCGTGGCCCGGTGTTCTTTAAGCAGGGCCGGCCCGGAATTGACGAAAAGGAATTTTTCTGCTATAAATTCCGCTCGATGAAAGTCAATAAGACCACCGAACGCGAAGCATCCAAAAATGACCCGCGCGTCACCCGGATCGGGAAATTCATGCGGAAAACCAGTATCGATGAAATGCCGCAGTTCCTCAATGTATTGCTCGGCGACATGTCGGTGGTAGGCCCACGGCCGCACCTTTGGTCACAAAACAAGGCATATGGCAGCAAGATCAAGAAATACATGATGCGCCATTACGTAAAACCCGGGATTACCGGGCTCGCGCAGGTTCGCGGTTTCCGTGGCGAAATCGAAACCGATGATGACATGATCAACAGGATCAAATTTGATGTGTTTTACATCGAGAACTGGTCGCTGCTGCTCGATCTGAAAATTATCGTGCAAACCGTCGTAAACATCTTCAAAGGCGAAGAAAAAGCCTATTAA
- a CDS encoding 2OG-Fe(II) oxygenase: protein MINFDFLEKNLETLRIQYLSAQPFPHLLIDNFCDEEKLLKAYSNVPELNNKSRDYAFANNKFEKSNYKEICPEFLELYNDLSSERFNKILAFITAKKTFVDPKNFGGGLHQGKKNSFLDMHLDFNYHPLNKNWYRELNLLLYLNKDWKPEYKGQLKIKDLRTNDEAALDVPFNRMIIQQCAPYTLHGYDMTNFPEGRYRTSIATYAYQVHEMLIETPRTTDWFPKEDASFWKKQFAKNYNLLVKTKNRFFGSATAKNQ from the coding sequence ATGATTAATTTTGACTTTCTGGAAAAAAACCTGGAAACACTACGCATCCAGTATTTATCCGCGCAACCGTTTCCTCATTTGCTGATTGACAATTTCTGTGATGAGGAAAAACTGTTGAAGGCTTACAGCAATGTACCTGAACTCAATAACAAGAGCCGCGATTACGCATTTGCGAATAATAAATTCGAAAAGTCTAATTACAAGGAGATCTGTCCTGAGTTCCTTGAATTGTACAATGACCTGTCTTCAGAAAGGTTCAATAAGATTCTTGCTTTCATTACGGCTAAAAAAACATTTGTCGACCCAAAGAATTTCGGAGGCGGACTGCACCAGGGCAAGAAGAACAGTTTCCTGGACATGCACCTTGATTTCAATTACCACCCGCTGAATAAAAACTGGTATCGGGAATTGAACCTGCTTTTGTACCTCAACAAAGACTGGAAGCCCGAATATAAAGGTCAGCTTAAGATTAAGGATTTAAGGACAAATGATGAGGCAGCACTCGATGTGCCGTTCAACAGGATGATAATCCAGCAGTGTGCCCCGTATACCCTTCACGGATATGACATGACGAACTTCCCGGAAGGAAGGTACCGTACCTCAATTGCGACCTATGCGTATCAGGTACATGAAATGCTGATCGAAACACCAAGGACTACAGACTGGTTTCCAAAAGAAGATGCCTCATTCTGGAAAAAGCAATTTGCCAAAAACTATAATTTGCTCGTAAAGACAAAAAACAGGTTCTTCGGAAGCGCTACTGCAAAAAATCAGTAA
- the purD gene encoding phosphoribosylamine--glycine ligase: MTILLLGSGGREHALAWKMLQSPLCDALFVAPGNAGTGAIAANVAISPTDFTAIKDFVLSHNIDMVVVGPEDPLVQGIFDFFRDDSSLEHIPVIGPSKLGAQLEGSKEFAKQFLMRHHIPTAAYESFTADTVAQGWDFLETLQPPYVLKADGLAAGKGVLILHDLAEAKRELHHMLVDRKFGTASTKVVIEEFLDGIELSCFVITDGKSYKILPTAKDYKRIGEGDTGLNTGGMGAVSPVPFADAVLMDKIETRIVKPTIDGLQQDGIPYKGFVFIGLINVKGEPMVIEYNVRMGDPETEVVIPRLKSDLVALFVAVANGQLDDFPLEIDTRSATTIMVVSGGYPEDYEKGKAITGIDSIEDSMVFHAGTAERDGDIVTNGGRVLAVTSYGDHFDEAIKKSYQNIAKLHFDKMYYRKDIGFDLF; encoded by the coding sequence ATGACTATTTTACTTTTGGGTTCCGGCGGCAGGGAGCATGCGCTCGCATGGAAAATGCTCCAAAGCCCCTTATGCGATGCACTTTTCGTCGCACCGGGAAATGCGGGGACGGGCGCCATCGCAGCCAATGTTGCTATCAGCCCGACCGATTTCACAGCGATTAAGGATTTTGTACTGAGCCATAACATCGATATGGTCGTGGTGGGGCCCGAGGATCCATTGGTACAGGGCATTTTCGATTTTTTCCGTGATGACAGCTCCCTGGAGCATATCCCGGTGATCGGGCCGTCAAAGCTGGGCGCACAACTCGAAGGCAGCAAAGAATTTGCCAAGCAATTTTTGATGAGGCACCACATCCCAACTGCCGCTTATGAAAGTTTTACGGCTGACACCGTCGCACAGGGATGGGATTTCCTCGAAACCCTGCAGCCGCCCTATGTGCTGAAAGCCGATGGTTTGGCCGCAGGCAAAGGGGTGCTGATCCTGCACGACCTGGCCGAGGCCAAAAGGGAATTGCACCACATGCTCGTGGACCGGAAATTCGGTACCGCCAGCACCAAAGTCGTAATCGAGGAATTCCTGGACGGTATAGAGCTGAGCTGTTTTGTCATTACCGACGGCAAGAGTTATAAGATCCTGCCGACGGCGAAGGATTACAAGCGGATAGGGGAGGGCGATACCGGACTCAATACCGGAGGAATGGGCGCCGTGTCGCCGGTGCCATTTGCCGATGCCGTCCTGATGGATAAAATTGAAACGCGGATTGTGAAGCCAACGATCGACGGGCTTCAGCAGGATGGGATTCCGTATAAAGGTTTTGTATTTATCGGCCTGATCAATGTAAAAGGCGAACCGATGGTGATAGAATACAACGTGCGCATGGGAGATCCGGAAACGGAGGTTGTGATCCCAAGGCTAAAGTCGGACCTGGTGGCATTGTTTGTCGCGGTGGCGAACGGCCAACTCGACGATTTTCCGTTGGAAATCGACACGCGCAGCGCCACAACCATCATGGTCGTTTCGGGCGGATATCCTGAAGACTATGAAAAAGGGAAAGCAATTACCGGAATTGACAGCATTGAAGATTCCATGGTATTTCATGCCGGCACTGCCGAGCGAGACGGTGACATAGTCACTAATGGAGGCAGGGTACTTGCCGTGACCTCCTACGGTGACCACTTCGATGAGGCCATAAAAAAATCTTACCAAAACATAGCGAAACTACATTTTGATAAGATGTATTACAGAAAGGATATTGGCTTCGACTTATTTTAA
- a CDS encoding glycosyltransferase family 4 protein, which produces MKTNNKLRIFVDCHVFDKGFQGTRTYIQGLYLELVKDSSRHFFLAASDTEGLQRIFGQADNITYLKYKSSGALSRLGYEIPRMIRKNQIDFAHFQYRVPPIKLCRYIVTIHDVLFEDFPEDFPKLNRVQSFLTYKASAQISDIVLTVSPYSKKQIQRHLKVKKVWVTPNAVEDVFFESYDKAQAIARVSKKFAIAPRYIIYVSRWEPRKNHHLLLEQFVNLGLYRDFDLVFIGDTTFNNGKYDELFDSLDADIRKKIFRFQKVDFQDMLLLLRGASVATYPSRAEGFGIPPLESVAARVPTITSNLTAMSDFDFLDGVSFNPDNRKDFGEKLLYVTRDNLDYGFDAKIAALKQKYNWPLAAAIYNQALTDFLQ; this is translated from the coding sequence ATGAAAACGAATAATAAGCTCCGCATTTTTGTCGATTGCCACGTGTTTGACAAAGGATTTCAGGGCACAAGGACATACATACAGGGATTGTACCTTGAACTGGTAAAAGACAGTTCAAGGCATTTCTTTTTAGCCGCTTCAGACACGGAGGGTTTACAGCGTATTTTCGGACAAGCGGACAACATTACCTACCTGAAATATAAATCGTCAGGAGCGTTATCAAGACTTGGCTATGAAATCCCAAGGATGATACGCAAAAATCAAATCGATTTCGCACACTTCCAGTACAGGGTCCCGCCGATAAAGCTCTGCCGATACATCGTGACGATACATGATGTGCTTTTTGAGGATTTTCCTGAAGATTTCCCAAAACTCAACCGCGTACAGAGTTTCCTTACTTACAAAGCCAGCGCGCAAATATCGGATATTGTCCTGACCGTTTCGCCATACTCGAAAAAACAGATACAGCGCCACCTGAAAGTAAAAAAGGTATGGGTGACACCCAATGCCGTTGAAGACGTTTTTTTCGAATCCTATGACAAAGCCCAGGCAATCGCACGGGTTTCAAAAAAATTCGCCATAGCCCCACGTTACATCATTTATGTGAGCCGATGGGAGCCCAGGAAAAATCATCACCTGTTACTGGAACAATTCGTTAACCTGGGGCTGTATCGTGATTTTGATTTGGTGTTTATTGGAGATACCACCTTTAACAATGGGAAATATGATGAACTCTTTGACAGCCTTGACGCCGATATCAGAAAGAAGATTTTCAGATTTCAAAAAGTGGATTTTCAGGACATGCTGCTCCTTTTAAGGGGTGCTTCCGTCGCAACGTATCCGTCCCGGGCTGAAGGATTCGGAATCCCCCCGCTGGAGTCCGTCGCCGCGAGGGTACCCACAATCACATCAAACCTTACGGCGATGTCCGATTTTGATTTTTTGGACGGTGTTTCCTTTAATCCTGATAATCGGAAAGATTTTGGCGAAAAACTTCTCTACGTGACACGTGACAATCTTGATTACGGCTTTGATGCGAAGATTGCGGCCCTGAAACAGAAATACAACTGGCCGCTGGCCGCTGCGATTTACAATCAGGCGCTTACTGATTTTTTGCAGTAG
- a CDS encoding UDP-glucuronic acid decarboxylase family protein, with amino-acid sequence MKRILITGAAGFLGSHLCDRFISEGYYVIGMDNLITGDLKNIQHLFSHKDFEFYHHDITKFVHIPGPLDYILHFASPASPIDYLKIPIQTLKVGSLGTHNLLGLARVKKSRILIASTSEVYGDPLVHPQTEDYYGNVNTIGPRGVYDEAKRFQESITMAYHTFHNVETRIVRIFNTYGPRMRLNDGRVIPAFIGQALRGEDLTIFGDGMQTRSFCYVDDQVEGIFRLLQSDYALPVNIGNPDEITIKDFAEEIIRLTGTKQKVVYHPLPVNDPLQRQPDISRAKAILGWEPKVDRAAGMKITYDYFKSLSSEELLKEEHKDFTGFIH; translated from the coding sequence ATGAAAAGAATACTAATAACCGGCGCGGCAGGTTTTTTAGGATCGCATCTGTGCGACCGTTTTATCTCAGAAGGATATTACGTCATCGGGATGGACAACCTGATTACCGGCGACCTTAAGAATATCCAGCATTTATTCAGCCACAAGGATTTCGAGTTTTACCACCACGATATTACCAAATTCGTGCACATTCCCGGACCGCTCGACTACATCCTGCATTTTGCCTCTCCGGCCAGTCCGATTGATTACTTGAAAATCCCGATACAGACACTTAAAGTCGGCTCTCTGGGCACCCATAACCTGCTAGGATTGGCACGGGTAAAAAAATCAAGGATCCTGATTGCCTCCACATCTGAAGTTTATGGCGATCCGCTGGTGCACCCGCAAACAGAAGATTATTATGGCAACGTCAATACCATCGGGCCACGGGGCGTTTATGACGAGGCTAAGCGGTTTCAGGAATCCATCACGATGGCCTACCACACATTTCATAACGTAGAAACGCGGATTGTGAGGATTTTCAACACCTATGGCCCCCGGATGCGCCTCAACGACGGGCGTGTGATTCCGGCATTTATCGGTCAGGCGTTGCGCGGTGAGGACCTTACGATCTTCGGTGACGGTATGCAGACGCGTTCCTTCTGTTATGTCGACGACCAGGTGGAAGGCATTTTCAGGCTGCTGCAATCTGATTATGCGCTGCCGGTCAATATTGGCAACCCCGACGAAATTACGATTAAGGATTTTGCTGAAGAAATCATCAGGCTCACGGGTACCAAACAAAAAGTAGTATACCATCCGCTGCCCGTAAATGATCCGCTACAGCGTCAGCCAGATATTTCCAGGGCCAAAGCCATCCTCGGATGGGAGCCTAAAGTAGACCGTGCAGCAGGCATGAAAATAACCTACGACTATTTCAAATCGTTGTCTTCCGAAGAACTGCTTAAGGAAGAGCACAAAGATTTTACGGGATTTATACATTAA